A region of Candidatus Limnocylindria bacterium DNA encodes the following proteins:
- a CDS encoding MarR family transcriptional regulator encodes ADLTFTQLRGLSVLARKQPQRMSDLAGALDMTAASASALIDRMDQRGFVTRRSDPDDRRTVLVELSRRGQHILDIMERGSSDHFGRLIEKMTSDEREALATTLRAFLRISAELADGKTRRC; translated from the coding sequence CGCCGATCTGACGTTCACGCAGCTCCGGGGGCTGTCCGTGCTCGCCCGCAAGCAGCCGCAGCGCATGAGCGACCTCGCGGGGGCGCTCGACATGACGGCGGCGAGCGCGTCGGCGCTCATCGACCGGATGGATCAGCGAGGTTTCGTGACGCGCCGTTCGGATCCCGACGACCGCCGCACCGTTCTGGTCGAGCTGTCACGGCGGGGGCAGCACATCCTGGACATCATGGAGCGGGGCTCCTCCGACCATTTCGGCCGGCTCATCGAGAAGATGACTTCCGACGAGCGCGAGGCGCTCGCAACGACGCTGCGTGCGTTCCTTCGCATCAGCGCGGAGCTCGCTGACGGGAAGACCCGCAGATGCTGA